A single Saccharolobus shibatae B12 DNA region contains:
- a CDS encoding Zn-ribbon domain-containing OB-fold protein, translated as MGITEIRERQFNEIDKKVLEQIDLLIKNSKMPIMRDLKTNNPLWVDVRELTQRFMIPIGRIYKFFDQLSKGKIIGTKCPKCGSIYFPPQDDCTKCRVSGLDVIELSGEGELLTYTVITVKPVSFMHYQDYIVGIARLKEGINILAWVNEKLEDIQVGMKVKVNVVRREPEGYFTYELRKV; from the coding sequence ATGGGCATTACCGAGATTAGAGAGAGACAATTTAATGAGATTGACAAAAAGGTTTTAGAGCAGATAGATCTACTAATTAAGAATAGTAAAATGCCTATAATGAGAGATTTAAAGACTAATAATCCCCTTTGGGTGGATGTTAGGGAACTAACGCAGAGGTTTATGATTCCCATAGGGAGAATATATAAGTTCTTTGACCAACTATCAAAGGGAAAAATTATAGGAACCAAATGTCCTAAATGTGGTTCAATTTACTTTCCTCCTCAAGACGACTGCACTAAGTGTAGAGTGTCTGGTCTCGATGTTATAGAGCTCTCTGGAGAGGGAGAACTATTGACCTACACAGTTATAACTGTGAAACCTGTTAGTTTCATGCACTACCAAGATTACATAGTTGGTATAGCGAGGCTGAAGGAGGGAATAAATATTTTAGCGTGGGTTAATGAGAAACTTGAGGATATACAAGTAGGAATGAAGGTGAAGGTAAATGTAGTGAGGAGAGAACCAGAGGGCTATTTCACATACGAGTTAAGAAAAGTCTAG
- a CDS encoding acyl-CoA dehydrogenase family protein: protein MVEPLPWWKEEHKSLAEEVQNFVEENTSRAEEALWKNEYPMDLHKKVVEKGWWGVVIPKEYGGMGGDYTSVAIVSEYISNLGSVGGVFATTLFGGLYQILRFGNEEQKVKWLPKFAKGTVGAVCITEPYVGSDAAGAETIAVKEGDKYIINGKKRFITNTGMADIYVVYAVTDPSSKARKSYSHLSAFILEKGMKGFHVEKINELQGFDGLLNGYLDLDHVEVPVENRLSEEGQGWWILVSGLNFERLVIGAQQVGLLRELAKYVAFYTRRRVQFNQPTFEYEANQYKLADILISYRITRLLTYYNAYLMDQGVDPVIDANVLKVFSTEAVEKASRDAIQAMGGDGWTKFYPVEAIYRNAKLGTIGGGTSEVLKRFIVRYALTAMADDLKTPIRIPHQELKVPITVSEKSITKEKLQGGEEGEMQVLRVLARDYLVNPGLFMELNDIKRFIECDEKQLVEVINSLETRGLVKVLKDRDKPRLVKATYDGLKKAYPREYYMYFPRWFKEKMSNYIF from the coding sequence TTGGTAGAACCTTTACCTTGGTGGAAAGAAGAGCATAAGAGTTTAGCAGAAGAAGTACAAAATTTCGTAGAGGAAAATACGAGTAGGGCAGAAGAAGCGTTATGGAAGAACGAATATCCCATGGATTTACATAAAAAGGTAGTAGAAAAGGGCTGGTGGGGTGTTGTGATACCTAAGGAATATGGTGGTATGGGAGGAGACTATACAAGCGTTGCGATAGTATCGGAGTATATAAGCAATTTAGGATCTGTAGGGGGAGTTTTTGCTACTACGCTTTTCGGAGGACTTTATCAGATTTTAAGATTCGGAAATGAGGAACAGAAAGTTAAATGGTTACCTAAATTCGCTAAGGGTACTGTAGGAGCTGTATGTATAACCGAACCTTATGTCGGTAGCGATGCTGCAGGTGCCGAAACTATAGCGGTTAAAGAAGGGGATAAGTATATTATAAACGGTAAAAAGAGGTTTATAACCAATACGGGCATGGCAGATATTTACGTAGTTTATGCAGTTACTGATCCTAGCTCTAAAGCGAGAAAGTCATACTCTCATCTCTCTGCTTTCATATTGGAAAAGGGAATGAAAGGTTTTCACGTGGAAAAGATAAATGAACTTCAAGGATTTGACGGATTATTAAACGGTTATTTAGATTTAGATCACGTTGAAGTTCCAGTGGAAAATAGGTTAAGCGAAGAAGGGCAAGGATGGTGGATTTTAGTGTCTGGTCTTAATTTCGAAAGGTTAGTCATAGGTGCTCAGCAGGTCGGTCTATTAAGGGAATTAGCTAAGTACGTAGCATTCTATACTAGAAGAAGAGTTCAGTTTAATCAGCCTACATTTGAGTATGAGGCTAATCAATATAAGCTAGCTGATATTTTAATATCATATAGAATTACTAGGCTATTAACCTATTATAATGCCTATTTAATGGATCAAGGAGTAGACCCGGTAATAGATGCAAACGTGTTGAAAGTTTTCTCTACTGAAGCAGTAGAAAAAGCTTCTAGAGATGCTATTCAGGCGATGGGAGGAGACGGATGGACTAAGTTTTATCCAGTTGAAGCCATATATAGGAACGCTAAACTGGGAACCATAGGTGGGGGTACTAGTGAGGTTTTGAAGAGGTTTATAGTTAGATATGCCCTAACTGCTATGGCTGACGATCTAAAAACGCCGATAAGGATACCTCATCAAGAACTTAAAGTACCAATTACGGTTTCTGAAAAGTCCATAACTAAGGAAAAACTTCAAGGAGGGGAAGAGGGAGAGATGCAAGTGCTAAGAGTTTTAGCTAGAGACTATTTAGTAAATCCAGGACTTTTCATGGAGCTTAACGACATTAAGAGGTTTATAGAGTGTGATGAAAAGCAGCTAGTCGAGGTAATAAATTCCTTAGAGACCAGGGGGTTAGTAAAGGTTTTAAAGGATAGGGATAAGCCTAGACTAGTTAAGGCTACATATGACGGTCTAAAAAAGGCTTATCCAAGGGAGTATTATATGTACTTCCCAAGGTGGTTTAAGGAAAAAATGAGTAACTATATATTCTAA
- a CDS encoding lipoate--protein ligase family protein → MKGKSMLIKNGDLLDTVAIPASLVEESRRLNVPIMAVVGSKVSGVSLGYFQDLDTEVNLDEAKRRGIEVVRRLGVGGGTIYSDKNSSMALYIAMPSDFFSNMDKAFCQIGSATVHGYYKLGVKGAWYDHIGDVRVGSPRSHKKITGFGFTTLGNTLVLNMIIGIGKLNVEEMIKVLRIPSEKFKDKTAKGPQDYVTSVEEETGYRPSMEEVYNAFVSSLGETLRLDFEEHELSDDAKKIREEYRRIASSEEHLYLRSSGKRFANIPPNHVLGFARYKARKLLVVHLLTDKKVIKDVMISGDFYCSPTQYLFDFENSLKGIEINNLEEISEKISELYSRKGWEIPMVTQEDILTSIKMAIEDVKSK, encoded by the coding sequence ATGAAAGGAAAGAGTATGTTAATTAAAAACGGAGATCTCTTAGATACTGTAGCAATCCCAGCTTCATTAGTCGAGGAGTCTAGAAGACTAAACGTTCCCATAATGGCTGTTGTGGGCAGTAAAGTCAGCGGTGTAAGTTTAGGGTATTTCCAAGACTTAGATACTGAAGTAAACTTAGATGAAGCTAAGAGAAGAGGCATTGAAGTGGTGAGAAGACTGGGCGTAGGAGGAGGTACCATATATAGTGATAAAAATTCAAGTATGGCACTCTACATTGCAATGCCTTCAGATTTCTTTTCTAACATGGATAAGGCGTTTTGCCAAATAGGATCAGCTACTGTTCACGGGTATTATAAATTAGGAGTTAAAGGGGCATGGTATGACCATATAGGAGATGTTAGGGTTGGTTCTCCTAGAAGCCATAAGAAAATAACTGGTTTCGGATTTACTACATTAGGCAATACATTAGTTCTTAACATGATAATAGGAATAGGTAAGTTAAACGTAGAAGAAATGATTAAGGTTTTAAGAATTCCCTCAGAAAAGTTTAAGGACAAGACTGCTAAGGGTCCCCAAGATTACGTGACTTCGGTTGAAGAAGAAACTGGCTATAGGCCATCAATGGAGGAAGTTTACAATGCTTTTGTAAGCAGTTTAGGAGAGACCTTAAGGTTAGATTTTGAAGAGCACGAACTTTCAGATGATGCTAAAAAGATCAGGGAGGAGTACAGAAGAATTGCGTCTTCTGAAGAGCATTTATACTTAAGGTCCAGTGGTAAGAGATTTGCCAACATACCGCCAAATCACGTTTTGGGGTTTGCAAGATATAAGGCCAGAAAGCTACTCGTAGTTCACTTATTAACTGATAAAAAGGTTATTAAGGATGTTATGATAAGCGGAGACTTCTACTGTAGTCCTACACAATATTTGTTTGACTTCGAGAATAGCTTAAAGGGAATTGAAATAAATAATTTAGAAGAAATTAGTGAAAAGATCTCTGAATTATATTCTAGGAAGGGATGGGAAATACCTATGGTAACTCAAGAGGACATTTTAACATCAATAAAAATGGCAATAGAAGACGTCAAATCAAAATAA
- a CDS encoding thiolase family protein, which translates to MLLGFSSKYEKVYQGSVLDLIAETVGESLDMAKLEPKDIDGVITTWLPWIFDGTLAIGFPENYISEYLGIKPRFTDLVQYGGASAVEMFYRAYKAVKSGEADRVLCIVGGKGTLMKKQLREGGVEKLSEVELLNILRNNPFDEFIRIYRDMDPISFYAMVAARHSKLYGTTDEQRALLAVQQRYNANSNERALFKGPLTVKDVTNSRVVSTPLRLLEITYPIDGVLAFIVGKGTSQLRSMDIISYGDVVWPEFFAERDIDIVYTPTVESVKKIDFNLNKIDAFEIYDAFTIMVLTELEDLGLIEKGKIGKFVEENDLTIKGNIPVNTGGGSLNMGQPAYMSGIIVLEEAFLQFNNMAKGNQVSGADHILVNGLGGWNTHAITLVIGEKK; encoded by the coding sequence ATGTTATTGGGTTTTTCAAGTAAATATGAAAAGGTATATCAAGGATCGGTACTCGACTTAATAGCGGAAACGGTAGGAGAATCGTTAGATATGGCTAAACTGGAACCTAAGGATATAGATGGGGTTATAACTACGTGGTTACCATGGATTTTCGATGGTACGTTAGCAATAGGCTTTCCAGAGAATTATATTAGTGAGTATTTGGGAATAAAGCCTAGGTTCACAGACCTAGTTCAATACGGAGGAGCTTCTGCTGTGGAGATGTTTTATAGGGCCTATAAGGCAGTAAAAAGCGGTGAGGCAGATAGAGTTTTATGCATAGTAGGAGGTAAGGGTACTTTAATGAAAAAACAATTAAGAGAAGGAGGAGTAGAGAAACTTTCAGAAGTTGAACTGCTAAACATATTAAGGAATAACCCATTTGATGAATTCATAAGGATATATCGAGATATGGATCCTATATCCTTTTATGCGATGGTCGCTGCTAGACACTCGAAGTTATATGGAACTACTGATGAGCAAAGAGCATTACTAGCAGTTCAGCAGAGGTATAATGCAAACTCTAACGAGAGGGCTTTATTTAAAGGTCCTCTTACAGTTAAGGACGTTACGAATTCGCGAGTAGTATCAACTCCTCTTCGTCTTCTTGAAATAACTTATCCTATAGATGGCGTTTTAGCCTTCATAGTAGGTAAGGGAACTTCACAATTGAGGTCAATGGATATAATATCCTATGGAGACGTAGTATGGCCTGAATTCTTCGCTGAAAGGGATATTGATATCGTCTATACCCCCACAGTTGAGAGTGTTAAGAAGATAGATTTCAATTTAAATAAGATAGATGCCTTCGAAATATATGACGCTTTTACAATAATGGTATTAACTGAGCTGGAAGATTTGGGCTTAATCGAGAAAGGAAAGATAGGGAAATTTGTAGAAGAAAACGATCTGACGATAAAGGGTAACATACCAGTTAATACTGGAGGTGGTAGTTTGAATATGGGACAGCCTGCATATATGAGCGGGATAATTGTACTTGAAGAAGCGTTCCTGCAATTCAATAATATGGCTAAAGGAAATCAAGTAAGTGGGGCTGATCATATACTAGTTAACGGTCTGGGAGGGTGGAATACACATGCTATTACGCTAGTAATAGGTGAGAAAAAATGA
- a CDS encoding 3-hydroxyacyl-CoA dehydrogenase/enoyl-CoA hydratase family protein, translated as MPIFSKVGVIGAGTMGHGIAEVAAIAGYQVYLNDVSQDILNNGISKINWSLQKLKESGKLKESPEIIMSRMNPTTNLRDFMDVDYVIEAAVENSEVKKKVFSELDNIVKSSTIFATNTSTIPISSLAESTRRQDKFIGLHFMNPPVLMPLVEIIMGNKTSQETLEITVQFAKSIGKDYVIVKKDVPGFLINRINGRTFPEAILLYDEGHQKEDIDAMARFRLGMPMGFLELLDFTGIDISYNAALEAVKRGEKEPPHFKVLKKMVDEKRLGVKSGRGFYTYTSKVYERPKILPNDNMYSLNPLRIIAPAVNEAAWLIRNEISSPQDIEKGMVKGMGWPQGPLTFADKFGIDNIMNFLEQRYHETGNDYYQPDPLLKEMIEKGKIGVKSGEGFFKWNYERVDLGPVRYEKLHDYAKITMRRADKLNALNEAMWTGLAQAFNKAKEDREVRAVIITGEGRAFCAGDDIEMMHYWENTASVIEWSQKVSSPLIDTLSNYTKPVIAEVNGLAFGGGMELLILFDIVIASEDAMFAIPEGLIGALPPLASSVGVGFVSRKIARYALTGEWMSARQAKELGLVDIVIPPDQLEITGVEIVEKAKRVPPLSAMSIKKTINSIRNTYLDKLQMASQELVLLSTTEDFKEGMKAFIERRQPKYKGK; from the coding sequence ATGCCGATTTTCTCAAAAGTTGGTGTAATAGGAGCAGGAACAATGGGACATGGTATAGCAGAGGTAGCTGCAATAGCTGGATACCAAGTATATTTAAATGATGTATCTCAAGATATCCTTAATAATGGGATTTCAAAAATTAACTGGAGTTTACAAAAACTAAAAGAAAGTGGAAAACTCAAAGAAAGCCCAGAAATAATAATGAGTAGAATGAACCCCACGACTAATCTTAGGGATTTCATGGATGTCGATTACGTAATTGAGGCTGCAGTTGAAAATAGTGAGGTGAAAAAGAAAGTTTTCTCAGAGCTAGATAATATAGTAAAATCTAGTACAATATTCGCTACAAATACATCTACTATTCCTATTTCTTCTCTAGCAGAATCAACTAGAAGACAAGATAAGTTCATAGGTCTACATTTCATGAATCCCCCGGTTCTTATGCCCCTAGTTGAAATTATAATGGGTAATAAAACAAGTCAAGAAACGTTAGAAATTACAGTGCAATTTGCTAAAAGTATAGGTAAAGATTACGTCATTGTTAAAAAAGATGTTCCGGGGTTCTTAATAAATAGAATAAATGGTAGAACCTTCCCTGAGGCAATTTTACTTTATGATGAAGGTCATCAGAAAGAGGATATAGATGCAATGGCAAGATTTAGACTTGGCATGCCAATGGGATTTTTAGAACTCTTAGATTTCACTGGAATAGATATTTCATATAATGCAGCATTAGAAGCCGTAAAAAGAGGAGAAAAAGAACCACCACATTTTAAGGTTTTAAAGAAAATGGTCGACGAGAAAAGATTGGGAGTTAAAAGCGGTAGAGGATTTTACACATATACTAGTAAAGTTTACGAAAGACCTAAAATATTACCTAATGACAATATGTACTCATTAAATCCCTTAAGAATAATAGCTCCAGCCGTAAATGAGGCTGCGTGGCTAATAAGAAATGAGATAAGTAGCCCACAGGACATTGAAAAAGGAATGGTAAAGGGAATGGGATGGCCCCAAGGACCTTTAACCTTTGCAGATAAATTTGGAATCGATAACATTATGAACTTTTTAGAACAAAGATATCACGAAACTGGTAATGATTATTATCAGCCAGATCCATTACTTAAGGAAATGATTGAAAAAGGAAAAATAGGGGTGAAAAGCGGAGAAGGTTTCTTTAAATGGAATTACGAGAGAGTGGACTTAGGCCCAGTAAGATACGAAAAACTACATGATTACGCTAAGATAACTATGAGAAGAGCGGATAAGCTAAACGCACTTAACGAAGCAATGTGGACTGGACTAGCTCAAGCTTTTAATAAAGCTAAAGAAGATAGGGAAGTAAGAGCTGTAATTATAACTGGTGAAGGCAGAGCTTTCTGTGCTGGAGATGATATAGAAATGATGCATTATTGGGAAAACACTGCAAGCGTAATTGAGTGGAGCCAGAAGGTATCTTCACCATTAATAGATACTCTATCTAATTATACTAAACCCGTCATAGCGGAAGTTAATGGATTAGCTTTTGGAGGAGGAATGGAACTCCTTATATTGTTTGACATAGTTATAGCTAGTGAAGATGCAATGTTCGCAATTCCAGAAGGTCTAATAGGTGCTTTACCGCCTTTAGCATCGTCTGTAGGTGTTGGTTTCGTAAGTAGAAAAATAGCTAGATATGCTTTGACCGGAGAATGGATGAGTGCAAGACAAGCTAAAGAGTTAGGATTAGTAGATATCGTAATACCTCCAGATCAATTAGAAATAACTGGCGTAGAGATCGTAGAAAAAGCTAAAAGAGTTCCGCCATTATCTGCTATGTCCATTAAGAAAACAATAAATTCAATTAGAAATACATACCTAGATAAGTTACAAATGGCCTCTCAAGAACTAGTATTACTATCTACAACAGAAGATTTTAAGGAAGGAATGAAAGCTTTCATTGAAAGGAGACAACCTAAATACAAAGGAAAATAA
- a CDS encoding SCP2 sterol-binding domain-containing protein yields the protein MSLKDKLRELFESIDMKSLEDLPKKGLKIGINFGNDHITVFLDRSKTSIVENKLDNLDNEIITDEESLNQLLEGKVSLIDLIMQGKLYISGKLSNLLKLVNVFKAKSISLGFEGSSLYDVLKAVFEGICNKNEEILRQIRNFNATFQFSDFEGSVCCLIIDRGKFIVKDGKCEGKPTASISAEREVWNKIFNGEESVGTVAMNGEAKIEGNLIQAFKLKTIIDKIF from the coding sequence ATGAGTTTAAAAGATAAGCTTCGTGAATTATTTGAAAGTATAGACATGAAGTCCTTAGAGGATTTACCGAAAAAGGGATTAAAAATAGGAATAAATTTTGGGAATGATCATATTACTGTATTTTTAGATAGATCTAAGACTAGCATAGTGGAAAATAAATTAGATAATTTAGATAATGAAATAATAACTGATGAGGAAAGTTTAAATCAGCTCCTTGAGGGAAAAGTCTCATTAATAGACCTTATTATGCAAGGTAAATTGTATATAAGCGGGAAGTTAAGCAATTTATTGAAATTAGTTAACGTATTTAAAGCTAAGTCGATCAGCTTAGGGTTTGAGGGGTCTAGTTTATATGATGTTTTGAAAGCTGTTTTTGAGGGAATATGTAATAAGAACGAGGAGATTTTAAGACAGATAAGAAACTTTAATGCTACCTTTCAATTTAGCGATTTTGAGGGAAGTGTTTGCTGCCTTATAATAGACAGAGGTAAATTCATTGTTAAGGATGGGAAATGTGAAGGGAAACCTACTGCTTCCATATCAGCGGAAAGGGAAGTGTGGAATAAAATATTTAACGGTGAGGAAAGTGTAGGTACTGTTGCAATGAACGGTGAGGCAAAAATAGAGGGTAACTTAATCCAAGCGTTTAAATTAAAAACAATAATTGATAAAATATTTTAG
- a CDS encoding MBL fold metallo-hydrolase — MPESITKNLFKLSIKLPDLEIGSLNAYLLTLSDKNILIDTGSPSYGSISSLVEDLEDLGMKISEINEVIITHFHIDHIGLAYLLSKLANVKIIIGNVEYNFIKRFKYRYDEMIKILKLNGASQQLLNIAFDFTSGFRANIYSRVGELNNIEIVNNNQSLYNLRFLFTPGHTIGHMCIYDEENKLLLSGDTLLADITPNISLYEENSNPLSDYLKSLMKISSFEVKKSLSAHGRIIENTKERIRELIRHHEERLNEILEVMGNSGLTAYEIATKIKWKLKYDGWDELDPSQQYLAMGETLAHLKYLENINAVRTMISDGIIKYVKQKENVKISL, encoded by the coding sequence ATGCCAGAAAGTATAACTAAGAATCTATTCAAACTTTCGATTAAATTACCAGATTTGGAAATTGGAAGTCTAAACGCTTACTTATTAACTCTTAGTGATAAAAATATATTAATCGACACTGGAAGTCCATCATACGGTTCAATATCGTCACTGGTTGAAGATCTAGAAGATTTAGGCATGAAAATTAGTGAGATTAACGAGGTTATAATAACACACTTTCACATAGACCATATAGGTCTAGCATATCTCCTAAGTAAACTAGCTAATGTTAAAATAATAATCGGTAATGTAGAATATAATTTCATAAAGAGGTTTAAATATAGATATGACGAGATGATTAAAATCCTAAAATTGAATGGTGCTTCTCAGCAACTTTTAAATATAGCGTTTGATTTTACCTCCGGATTTAGAGCTAACATTTACTCCAGAGTAGGAGAGCTTAATAACATTGAAATAGTTAACAATAATCAGTCACTATATAACTTAAGGTTCTTATTTACACCTGGACATACGATCGGACATATGTGCATTTATGATGAAGAGAATAAATTACTCTTATCTGGTGATACCTTATTAGCAGACATAACACCTAATATAAGTTTGTACGAAGAGAATTCTAATCCATTAAGCGATTATCTAAAGTCCTTAATGAAAATTTCCAGTTTTGAAGTAAAAAAATCACTGTCAGCTCACGGAAGAATTATAGAGAATACTAAGGAAAGGATAAGAGAGTTAATAAGACATCATGAGGAGAGGTTAAATGAAATATTAGAAGTGATGGGAAATAGTGGATTAACAGCTTACGAGATTGCAACTAAGATCAAATGGAAGTTGAAATATGACGGTTGGGATGAGTTAGATCCCTCTCAGCAATACTTAGCTATGGGAGAGACCTTAGCGCATCTGAAATATTTAGAGAATATAAACGCTGTAAGGACAATGATAAGTGACGGTATAATTAAGTATGTTAAACAAAAGGAAAACGTTAAGATTAGCTTATAG
- a CDS encoding thiolase domain-containing protein, whose translation MTDVAIVGTGHSKFGNRTDVNLQELTWEAVKQALEESNLDQKDIDTFVVGNAGGWSSESLSAIVIGEYCNLAPKGTMRVEAACATGSAALRIAYQAIKAGEAKIAMVIGVEQMHQSPNPVAVEMMGRAGNYFWEFENFGLTFPGYYALYATRRMAKFGMKEEDLGQIAIKNHYYGSFNPYAMFQKQIKMDEYIKSRVVAYPLKIYDACPITDGAAALILASEEVAKKITDSPVWIVSQGFKSGTANLSKRDDFISIDVARLAAEEAYKKAKVDFDEAWKYFDVAEAHDCFTIAEIMAYEDLGFAKRGEGHLLAREEQTYVGGRIPVNVDGGLKAKGHPIGATGVSMAVSITRQLLHRAAKGTQADIKKGMGIAHNVGGTGHYAYVTIFSLKKPSA comes from the coding sequence ATGACAGATGTTGCGATAGTAGGTACTGGTCATAGTAAATTCGGAAATAGAACAGATGTTAATCTCCAAGAGCTAACATGGGAGGCGGTAAAACAAGCCTTAGAGGAGTCGAATTTAGACCAAAAGGATATAGATACATTCGTAGTAGGCAATGCCGGTGGATGGAGTTCAGAATCCCTTTCCGCAATAGTAATAGGAGAGTATTGTAATTTAGCACCTAAAGGAACTATGAGAGTTGAAGCTGCTTGTGCTACTGGCAGTGCTGCATTAAGAATAGCTTACCAAGCAATTAAGGCAGGAGAAGCTAAAATAGCAATGGTAATTGGAGTAGAGCAAATGCATCAATCGCCCAATCCAGTCGCCGTAGAAATGATGGGAAGGGCTGGGAACTACTTCTGGGAATTTGAGAATTTCGGCTTAACCTTCCCTGGATATTATGCACTCTATGCAACGCGTCGTATGGCAAAGTTTGGAATGAAGGAAGAGGATTTAGGACAAATAGCTATTAAAAATCACTATTACGGTAGCTTTAATCCCTATGCTATGTTTCAAAAACAAATAAAAATGGACGAGTATATAAAGTCCAGAGTTGTAGCTTACCCATTAAAGATATACGATGCTTGCCCAATAACTGATGGTGCTGCAGCTCTAATTTTAGCATCAGAAGAGGTCGCTAAAAAGATAACAGACTCCCCAGTATGGATAGTCTCACAAGGGTTTAAATCCGGGACAGCTAATCTATCTAAAAGAGACGATTTTATATCAATAGATGTCGCAAGATTAGCTGCTGAGGAAGCTTATAAGAAGGCTAAGGTAGATTTTGATGAGGCTTGGAAATATTTTGATGTAGCTGAAGCTCACGATTGCTTCACAATAGCTGAAATAATGGCATATGAGGATTTGGGCTTTGCGAAAAGAGGGGAAGGACATTTGCTAGCAAGAGAAGAACAAACATATGTAGGAGGAAGAATACCGGTAAATGTAGATGGGGGATTAAAGGCAAAAGGACACCCAATAGGGGCAACTGGGGTAAGCATGGCAGTATCAATAACAAGACAACTACTACACAGAGCAGCAAAAGGAACACAAGCAGACATCAAAAAGGGAATGGGAATAGCGCACAACGTAGGAGGAACAGGACATTACGCATATGTAACAATATTCTCCTTAAAGAAGCCTTCAGCGTGA
- a CDS encoding Zn-ribbon domain-containing OB-fold protein yields the protein MNLNEIIQTYYEYFNKEKLPYIKCANCGYVFYYPRGICPKCLSKKLSIMESKGEGEIYSETKFVNERGQVVIVGLIKLEEGFIVYANILTDRLENVSINRKVKVEFKEAIKGQKFPFFTTIS from the coding sequence ATGAATTTGAATGAGATAATTCAAACTTATTACGAATACTTTAATAAGGAGAAGTTACCTTATATTAAGTGTGCAAATTGTGGATATGTGTTTTACTATCCCAGAGGGATATGTCCGAAATGTTTATCTAAGAAATTATCCATTATGGAGAGTAAGGGGGAAGGTGAAATATACTCTGAAACTAAATTTGTAAACGAAAGAGGACAAGTTGTCATAGTAGGCTTAATAAAGCTTGAGGAAGGGTTTATAGTTTACGCTAATATATTAACTGATAGGTTAGAGAACGTTAGTATAAATAGGAAGGTTAAAGTAGAATTTAAGGAAGCTATTAAAGGGCAGAAATTCCCGTTCTTCACTACTATAAGCTAA